In one Liolophura sinensis isolate JHLJ2023 chromosome 11, CUHK_Ljap_v2, whole genome shotgun sequence genomic region, the following are encoded:
- the LOC135477901 gene encoding 10 kDa heat shock protein, mitochondrial-like has product MAQAFKRFLPMFDRVLVERLVAETKTKGGIMIPEKAQGKVVEATVVAVGAGARTDEGKVLPPSVKAGDKVLLPEYGGTKVVLEEKEYFLFRDGDLLGKFESS; this is encoded by the exons ATG GCGCAAGCATTCAAGAGGTTTTTACCGATGTTTGATAGGGTTTTGGTGGAACGGTTGGTGGCCGAAACTAAGACGAAAGGCGGGATTATGATTCCAGAAAAGGCACAGGGCAAGGTTGTCGAAGCCACAGTGGTTGCCGTGGGAGCAGGCGCACGCACAGAT GAAGGGAAAGTGCTGCCCCCTAGTGTCAAAGCTGGCGACAAAGTGTTACTGCCTGAATATGGAGGGACTAAAGTTGTTTTGGAGGAAAAG GAATATTTCTTATTCCGAGATGGAGATCTTCTGGGAAAATTTGAATCATCATGA
- the LOC135477480 gene encoding 60 kDa heat shock protein, mitochondrial-like: protein MYRLPSILRTSLSRRVAPSLARAYAKDIKFGADARALMLQGVDLLADAVAVTLGPKGRNVILEQSWGSPKITKDGVTVAKGIDLKDKYMNIGAKLVQDVANNTNEEAGDGTTTATILARAIAKEGFEKIVKGANPVEIRKGVMIAVDSVVDQLKTMSRQVTTPEEIAQVATISANGDKTVGDLISDAMKKVGRNGVITVKDGKTLKDELETIEGMKFDRGYISPYFINTAKGAKCEFQDALVLLCEKKISSMQSIIPVLELANGQRKPLVIIAEDVDGEALSTLVLNRIKVGLQVCAVKAPGFGDNRKNTLRDMAVATGGIVFGDEGNLYKIEDVQIQDLGNVGEVIITKDDTLLMNGKGDKAEVERRINQIKDEMELSTSEYEKEKMNERMAKLANGVAVLKVGGTSEVEVNEKKDRINDALNATRAAVEEGIVPGGGTALLRCLPGLDSLKYENEDQKIGIDIIRKSLRMPALTISKNAGVESNVIVEKVMNGKGDFGYDALNNEFVQLIERGIIDPTKVVRTALMDAAGVASLLSTAEAVVTEIPKPDPPMPGGGMGGMGGMGGMGGMGGMDF, encoded by the exons aTGTACCGCCTGCCCAGCATTCTGCGAACCTCTCTTTCACGCCGCGTGGCACCCTCATTAGCCCGCGCTTATGCCAAGGACATTAAGTTTGGGGCAGATGCTCGAGCGCTTATGTTACAGGGGGTGGATCTCTTAGCGGACGCTGTCGCCGTTACGTTAGGACCAAAG gGTAGAAATGTTATCCTGGAACAGAGTTGGGGAAGTCCAAAAATCACAAAAGATGGTGTCACCGTCGCGAAAGGAATTGACTTGAAAGACAAATATATGAACATTGGTGCGAAATTAGTACAAGATGTAGCGAATAACACAAATGAGGAGGCTGGCGATGGCACGACGACGGCTACAATTCTGGCCCGCGCCATTGCAAAAGAGGGATTTGAAAAGATAGTCAAGGGAGCTAACCCTGTTGAAATTAGAAAAG GTGTCATGATTGCCGTTGACTCGGTGGTCGACCAGTTAAAAACTATGTCTCGTCAAGTGACCACGCCAGAAGAAATTGCACAG gttGCAACTATTTCTGCAAATGGGGACAAGACTGTGGGAGATTTGATATCAGATGCAATGAAGAAAGTTGGACGCAATGGAGTCATAACAGTCAAG GATGGAAAGACGCTAAAAGATGAGTTGGAAACTATTGAGGGAATGAAGTTTGATAGGGGATACATTTCACCTTATTTTATCAACACTGCAAAAG GTGCCAAGTGTGAATTTCAAGATGCCCTGGTCTTGCTCTGCGAGAAAAAAATTTCCAGCATGCAGTCCATTATACCTGTGCTAGAGTTGGCCAACGGTCAGCGGAAACCTCTCGTGATCATCGCAGAGGATGTGGATGGAGAGGCTTTAAGTACACTTGTCCTTAACAG GATCAAAGTTGGTCTCCAAGTGTGTGCTGTGAAGGCACCAGGCTTTGGTGATAACCGCAAAAACACACTCCGTGACATGGCTGTAGCTACTGGAGGAATT GTGTTTGGAGATGAAGGTAACCTGTATAAGATAGAAGACGTACAGATCCAGGACTTGGGGAATGTAGGAGAAGTCATCATCACCAAAGACGATACTTTGCTGATGAAT GGCAAAGGGGATAAAGCTGAAGTTGAACGGAGAATCAACCAAATCAAAGACGAAATGGAATTGTCAACGTCCGAATATGAAAAAGAGAAGATGAACGAGCGTATGGCCAAACTGGCCAATGGCGTTGCTGTTTTAAAG GTTGGGGGAACAAGTGAAGTGGAAGTGAATGAAAAGAAGGACCGTATAAATGACGCCCTGAATGCGACGAGAGCCGCAGTTGAGGAAGGAATAGTACCTGGTGGAGGCACCGCCTTGTTACGCTGTCTGCCCGGATTAGACAGCCTCAAGTATGAAAATGAAGATCAGAAAATAG GTATCGATATTATAAGGAAATCTTTACGGATGCCTGCTCTGACGATTTCTAAAAATGCTGGCGTTGAATCAAATGTCATCGTAGAGAAGGTTATGAATGGCAAAGGAGATTTTGGATATGATGCTCTGAATAATGAGTTTGTACAGCTCATTGAAAGAGGCATCATTGACCCAACAAAG